A window of the Bacillus andreraoultii genome harbors these coding sequences:
- a CDS encoding YqzE family protein, whose translation MPYKSMVVNLFNIKTFDNTSLLKGVNRLKSNDYVSYITKTVVTHLQTPKEERKQRKNEKKLHKEPFAYKWFGILPYSMKASIEMMKRPKK comes from the coding sequence ATGCCTTATAAATCAATGGTTGTTAACCTATTTAATATAAAAACTTTTGACAATACGAGTTTATTAAAGGGGGTGAATAGATTGAAATCAAATGACTATGTTAGCTATATTACGAAGACGGTCGTCACCCATTTACAAACGCCAAAAGAAGAACGAAAACAGCGGAAAAATGAGAAAAAGTTGCATAAAGAGCCTTTTGCATATAAATGGTTTGGAATCCTTCCTTATTCAATGAAGGCTAGTATTGAAATGATGAAGCGTCCAAAGAAATAA